The Methanosphaera sp. BMS genome contains a region encoding:
- a CDS encoding MATE family efflux transporter → MYKRNYDLINTKFREFLIPTLFTSMAGNISIFIDSILVSMLIGVINLSVMQIIEPVSTLLNLLYWMIGLGGSLVCSIAKAEFDNKKSDELFTSSIVSMIIIGIVITVICLLFSNNILHVLCSSDSLRPLVGQFFKYYILGIPFLCYMMSMSYFIRADGFLKLPFISLVISNASNLVLDVIFISYLNLGLEGAALATTTSFIIGSICMSTYFFRKSRTLKFIKISVLSMIKYLKDICKSGYSTASTQLYLTIKLYVINIILLNIAGALGLAAFNMCYNSLFIISIFIIGIAQSMSPIVSVYYKEKDYLGVDYVTSKSLKMMIVVSLVFVAILTIYPQILLLLFKVKNPEYIPYVMNAVRLFSLSFLALGINFLYIFYAQAIQKDKIANIMQIIEGLIFPLISLVILVFALGDLGIWLSFFVSEVAVLLCIIGYSRYINKKSDGKYHGLFINKSSDEKNFIDYTINANIKEAVGLSGEINKYLGDNLDSTRVSLAVEEILTNIVQLNESMGTIDLYLKDNEEEIILSIKDDGVEYNPVIESDQLKFDNISVLNKIADKIDYTRVLGLNSTIITVKKNNYKQV, encoded by the coding sequence ATGTATAAAAGAAATTATGATTTGATTAATACTAAGTTTAGGGAATTTTTAATTCCCACACTTTTTACTTCAATGGCGGGTAACATCAGTATATTTATAGATTCAATATTGGTTAGCATGCTGATTGGGGTTATAAACCTATCTGTTATGCAGATTATTGAACCCGTTTCAACTTTACTGAATTTACTATATTGGATGATAGGCTTGGGGGGCAGTCTAGTTTGTTCTATAGCAAAGGCGGAATTCGATAACAAAAAAAGTGATGAACTATTCACTTCATCGATAGTGTCCATGATTATTATTGGAATAGTAATTACAGTGATTTGCTTACTGTTTTCCAACAACATACTGCATGTATTATGTTCTTCAGATAGCTTAAGACCATTGGTAGGTCAATTTTTCAAGTACTATATATTAGGTATACCATTCCTGTGCTATATGATGTCAATGAGTTACTTTATACGAGCGGATGGATTTTTAAAGCTTCCATTCATATCACTTGTAATATCAAATGCTAGCAATCTGGTATTAGACGTGATATTCATATCCTACCTGAATCTAGGTTTGGAAGGTGCTGCATTAGCAACCACCACCAGTTTCATTATCGGTTCAATATGCATGTCTACATACTTCTTTAGAAAGTCAAGAACGCTTAAATTTATTAAAATAAGTGTTTTATCAATGATTAAGTACCTGAAGGACATATGTAAGTCAGGGTATTCAACTGCATCAACCCAGTTATATCTTACAATTAAGCTGTATGTAATCAACATAATCCTATTAAACATAGCAGGTGCACTTGGATTAGCTGCATTTAACATGTGCTATAACAGCCTGTTTATCATATCAATATTCATTATTGGAATAGCACAGTCAATGTCACCTATTGTAAGCGTTTATTATAAGGAAAAGGATTACCTTGGAGTGGACTATGTGACTAGCAAGTCTTTGAAGATGATGATAGTGGTAAGCTTAGTCTTTGTTGCAATACTTACAATTTATCCTCAGATATTACTGCTGTTATTTAAGGTAAAAAACCCCGAATATATCCCATATGTAATGAATGCAGTTCGACTATTCTCATTAAGTTTTCTTGCATTGGGAATTAATTTCCTGTATATATTCTATGCACAGGCCATACAAAAGGATAAGATAGCAAATATCATGCAAATTATTGAGGGTTTAATCTTTCCATTGATATCACTTGTAATATTAGTATTTGCATTGGGTGATTTGGGAATATGGCTTTCATTTTTTGTTAGTGAAGTAGCTGTATTGCTATGCATAATCGGATATTCCAGATACATTAACAAAAAAAGCGACGGAAAATATCATGGATTATTCATAAACAAATCATCGGATGAAAAGAACTTCATTGATTACACAATAAATGCCAACATCAAAGAAGCGGTTGGATTATCCGGTGAAATTAACAAATATCTTGGAGATAACCTTGATTCAACCCGTGTAAGTCTTGCAGTGGAAGAAATATTAACAAACATTGTTCAATTAAATGAATCTATGGGAACTATTGATTTATACCTTAAGGATAATGAAGAAGAGATTATCTTATCCATAAAGGATGATGGTGTTGAATATAACCCTGTTATTGAATCAGATCAATTAAAGTTCGATAACATATCCGTATTAAATAAAATAGCAGACAAGATAGATTATACCCGAGTATTAGGTTTAAACAGTACCATAATAACTGTAAAAAAAAATAATTATAAACAAGTATAG
- a CDS encoding SpoIIE family protein phosphatase → MKDKIKNFIIPFILMMIFDLGYFYLVTAPNFGGELNPHLGILFISGLFFGPYGCIGAVIANFICDLFRGYSIQLAVLSAIVSFLVSYLAYKLWYTKNPKRFPITKPRLNNIYNMIYLIIMVNECGLLYSTLTANIIEMCYPESMGLNFHIGLQYFTNFVNYAFLFTIIFMLISQLKDFSYTPEISEKTYDEKKYVIIYYIIAISVIINIISDFSYNTYNLNMLFTIVTIILLIIYIKKPIKYLNKIEYVSIPEKIMNYFATVTLIVLVVEITVIFSPLRDGLSSLLNFIATNQQYLIMLLIIDVIILMFFIPALLILKYIEDKIVTPIKSFSTIGTLIKKHEKIESDTLLDIYSEYVDQDDEIGILSRSYTDLINYNNDYIENLKHLESEKQRIETELNIAHNIQLATLPKNIIDNKHIKVEGYCRAAREVGGDFYDFYEIDEDNTMIVIGDASGKGVPVAIVTIITQQSIKLLIKNELNPGKVLTDVNNQICENNTEMMFITLFLAIYNNKTHKLTYANAGHTPPIIKNNENYELLDIDSEIVLGVWEDYEYTNHEIELEEEMILYTDGITDAQNANDELYGEERILHHINTNKNGDIINSLICDINNFSKDMEQFDDMTLLIIKVKK, encoded by the coding sequence ATGAAAGATAAAATAAAAAATTTTATTATACCGTTTATTCTGATGATGATATTTGATTTGGGTTACTTCTATTTAGTTACTGCCCCAAATTTTGGTGGAGAATTAAATCCACATCTGGGAATATTATTTATCTCCGGACTATTCTTCGGTCCATACGGTTGTATAGGTGCTGTAATAGCCAATTTTATCTGTGACTTGTTTAGAGGTTACTCGATACAACTAGCCGTCTTATCTGCTATTGTGAGTTTTTTAGTATCATACTTGGCCTACAAATTATGGTATACTAAGAATCCGAAAAGATTCCCAATTACCAAACCCAGATTGAACAATATATATAACATGATTTATCTGATAATCATGGTAAATGAATGTGGATTGTTATATTCAACATTGACCGCGAACATAATTGAGATGTGCTATCCTGAGTCAATGGGTTTGAATTTCCATATAGGATTACAGTACTTTACAAATTTTGTTAACTATGCATTCCTATTCACTATTATATTCATGTTGATAAGTCAATTAAAGGATTTTTCATATACTCCTGAAATATCTGAAAAAACATACGATGAAAAAAAATATGTAATAATATATTATATAATAGCAATCAGTGTAATTATAAATATTATATCCGATTTTTCATATAATACTTATAATCTTAATATGCTTTTTACAATCGTAACGATAATATTGTTAATCATATACATTAAAAAACCAATCAAATACCTGAACAAGATAGAATATGTATCGATTCCTGAAAAAATAATGAATTACTTCGCCACAGTAACGTTGATAGTATTGGTTGTTGAGATTACGGTAATATTTAGCCCATTAAGAGATGGATTGTCAAGTTTATTAAATTTCATAGCAACAAACCAACAGTATTTGATTATGCTATTGATAATAGATGTGATTATTCTAATGTTTTTCATACCTGCATTGTTAATATTGAAGTATATTGAGGATAAGATTGTAACTCCAATAAAATCATTTTCAACAATAGGAACATTGATTAAAAAACATGAAAAGATAGAATCGGATACCCTATTGGATATTTACTCTGAATATGTGGATCAGGATGATGAAATAGGTATTCTTTCAAGAAGTTATACTGACTTGATTAATTACAACAATGATTATATTGAAAACTTAAAACATCTTGAATCGGAAAAACAACGTATTGAAACAGAATTGAATATTGCACACAACATACAGCTAGCCACATTACCCAAAAACATCATAGACAACAAGCATATCAAAGTAGAAGGTTATTGCAGGGCTGCAAGGGAAGTTGGTGGAGACTTCTATGATTTCTATGAAATCGATGAGGACAATACCATGATTGTCATTGGTGATGCTTCAGGTAAGGGTGTTCCAGTGGCGATAGTTACAATAATTACCCAACAGTCAATTAAACTGCTGATAAAAAATGAACTTAATCCGGGTAAAGTGTTAACTGATGTGAACAATCAGATTTGTGAAAACAATACAGAGATGATGTTTATCACATTATTTTTAGCAATATACAACAATAAAACTCATAAATTAACCTATGCCAATGCAGGCCATACACCTCCAATAATAAAAAACAATGAAAACTATGAATTACTTGATATTGATTCGGAGATAGTGCTAGGAGTATGGGAGGATTATGAGTATACTAATCATGAAATTGAATTGGAAGAGGAAATGATTCTTTATACGGATGGAATTACAGATGCTCAAAATGCCAATGATGAATTATATGGTGAAGAAAGAATATTGCATCATATAAACACAAATAAAAACGGGGACATAATAAATAGTTTAATCTGTGACATAAATAATTTTTCCAAAGACATGGAACAATTTGATGATATGACATTATTAATAATTAAAGTTAAAAAATAA
- a CDS encoding ATP-binding protein — MNEFFEKEFNLNNFDVRLIIEEIFVNIANYSECSYIIASFELDENMLTIKFEDDGNEFNPLIVESPELPDNIEDAKIGGLGIHLVKNLADEMYYEYKDNKNHMTIIKNVKI, encoded by the coding sequence TTGAATGAATTTTTCGAAAAAGAATTTAATTTAAATAACTTTGATGTCCGATTAATTATTGAAGAAATATTCGTCAACATAGCCAATTACTCCGAATGCAGCTATATAATAGCAAGTTTTGAGTTGGATGAAAATATGCTGACGATTAAATTCGAAGATGACGGAAATGAATTCAATCCGTTGATAGTTGAATCTCCTGAACTTCCAGACAACATTGAAGATGCAAAAATTGGGGGTTTAGGAATCCATCTGGTAAAAAATCTTGCAGATGAAATGTATTATGAATATAAAGATAACAAAAATCATATGACAATAATAAAAAATGTGAAAATATGA
- a CDS encoding STAS domain-containing protein has translation MNINKTYSDNDLTVQVEGRIDTITSQQLEESLNEDIKNIDSLTLDFEKLEYISSAGLRLLIATQKKLKSTDTPLTIINVNETLKEIFRMSGFDKLLTIQ, from the coding sequence ATGAACATTAATAAGACATATTCTGATAACGATTTAACAGTACAAGTGGAAGGTCGTATAGATACCATTACTTCACAGCAACTAGAAGAATCATTGAATGAAGATATCAAAAACATTGATTCGCTAACATTAGACTTTGAAAAATTAGAATACATTTCAAGTGCTGGACTACGTTTATTAATAGCCACACAAAAGAAATTAAAAAGCACTGACACACCGTTAACAATCATAAATGTTAATGAAACACTAAAAGAGATATTCAGAATGTCAGGGTTTGATAAATTATTGACGATACAATGA